One region of Macadamia integrifolia cultivar HAES 741 chromosome 11, SCU_Mint_v3, whole genome shotgun sequence genomic DNA includes:
- the LOC122093474 gene encoding uncharacterized protein LOC122093474, with amino-acid sequence MSSTSRAWVVAASVGAVEALKDQGFCRWNYAIRSLHQHAKNNCRSLSQAKRLPSSSSSIEMAKKVVRSEEKLKQSEESLRKVMYLSCWGPN; translated from the coding sequence atgagttCTACAAGCAGAGCTTGGGTTGTGGCTGCAAGCGTTGGGGCAGTCGAAGCACTGAAGGATCAAGGGTTTTGTAGATGGAATTACGCCATTAGATCTCTCCATCAACACGCCAAGAACAATTGCAGATCTCTTTCTCAAGCCAAAAGacttccctcttcctcttcttcaattgagaTGGCTAAGAAGGTGGTTCGATCCGAAGAGAAGTTGAAGCAATCGGAAGAATCTCTGAGAAAAGTTATGTACTTGAGCTGTTGGGGTCCCAATTGA
- the LOC122094185 gene encoding uncharacterized protein LOC122094185: MSSTSRAWVVAASVGAVEALKDQGFCRWNYALRSLHQHAKNNCGSLSQAKRLPSSSSSMVMAKKVVPSDEKMKQSEESLRKVMYLSCWGPN; this comes from the coding sequence ATGAGTTCCACAAGCAGAGCTTGGGTCGTGGCTGCAAGCGTTGGGGCTGTCGAAGCCTTGAAGGATCAAGGGTTCTGTAGATGGAATTATGCCTTGAGATCCCTCCATCAACATGCCAAGAACAATTGCGGATCTCTTTCTCAAGCCAAGAGACTTccgtcttcctcttcttcaatggTGATGGCTAAGAAGGTGGTTCCCAGCGATGAAAAGATGAAGCAATCGGAAGAATCTCTGAGAAAAGTTATGTACTTGAGCTGTTGGGGTCCCAATTGA
- the LOC122094259 gene encoding uncharacterized protein LOC122094259, translated as MSSTSRAWIVAASVGAVEALKDQGFCRWNYAIRSLHQYAKNNCGSLSQAKRLPSSSSSIEMAKKVVRSDEKLKQSEESLRKVMYLSCWGPN; from the coding sequence ATGAGTTCTACGAGCAGAGCTTGGATCGTGGCTGCAAGCGTTGGGGCTGTCGAAGCATTGAAGGATCAAGGGTTCTGTAGATGGAATTACGCCATTAGATCTCTCCATCAATACGCCAAGAACAATTGCGGATCTCTTTCTCAAGCCAAAAGacttccctcttcctcttcttcaattgagaTGGCTAAGAAGGTGGTTCGATCCGATGAGAAGTTGAAGCAATCGGAAGAATCTCTGAGAAAAGTTATGTACTTGAGCTGTTGGGGTCCCAATTGA
- the LOC122094190 gene encoding uncharacterized protein LOC122094190: protein MSSTSRAWIVAASVGAVEALKDQGGLCRWNYALRSLHQHAKNNCGSLSQAKRLPSSSSSSSMVMAKKVVPGDEKMKQSEESLRKVMYLSCWGPN from the coding sequence ATGAGTTCCACGAGCAGAGCTTGGATCGTGGCTGCAAGCGTTGGGGCTGTCGAAGCACTCAAGGATCAAGGGGGGTTGTGTAGATGGAATTACGCCTTGAGATCTCTCCATCAACACGCCAAGAACAATTGCGGATCTCTTTCTCAAGCCAAAAGacttccctcttcctcttcctcttcttcaatggTAATGGCTAAGAAGGTGGTTCCAGGCGATGAAAAGATGAAGCAATCGGAAGAATCTCTCAGGAAAGTTATGTACTTGAGCTGTTGGGGTCCCAATTGA
- the LOC122094134 gene encoding uncharacterized protein LOC122094134: MSSTSRAWIVAASVGAVEALKDQGFCRWNYTLRSLHQHARNNCGSLSQAKRFPSSSSSMAMANKVVPSDEKMKQSEESLRKVMYLSCWGPN; encoded by the coding sequence ATGAGTTCTACGAGCAGAGCttggatcgtggcagcaagcGTTGGGGCTGTCGAAGCACTGAAGGATCAAGGGTTCTGTAGATGGAATTACACTTTGAGATCCCTCCATCAACATGCCAGGAACAATTGCGGATCTCTTTCTCAAGCCAAAAGatttccctcttcctcttcttcaatggCAATGGCTAATAAGGTGGTTCCAAGCGATGAGAAGATGAAGCAATCGGAAGAATCTCTCAGAAAAGTAATGTACTTGAGCTGTTGGGGTCCCAATTGA